CCCATGCCGTTGATGTCCAGGTCGCCCTGGGCGGAGTTCACGACCACACCGTCACCGGTGTAGGCCTGGGCGCTCAGGTCGACGCCGTGGGGGTCGTCGGCTGGGCCGATGGTCTGGACGATGTCGATGTCGTACTTGGTGGCGAAGGCGTAGTCGCGCTCGTCGTGGGCGGGCACGGCCATGATGGCGCCGGTCCCGTAGCCCATGAGGACGTAGTCGGCCACGAAGACCGGCACCTTCGCCCCGTTGACGGGGTTGATTCCGAAGAAGCCGGTGAAGACGCCGGTCTTGACCCGGCCCTCGTCGGTGCGGTCGGCGTCCGACGTCGCCGCGGCCTGGGCGCGGTAGGCGGCCACGGCCTCGGCGGGGGTCGCGTAGCCGCCGGTCCAGGCCTCCTTGGTGCCCTCGGGCCAGGAGGCCGGGACGGTTAGGGCCGCGGCGTCGTCGGCGATCTGGGCCTCGGTGCGCACCGAGCCGGAGGCCTGCAGACCACCCAGCATGGGGTGCTCGGGGGCCACCACCATGAAGGTGGCGCCGAAGAGGGTGTCGGGGCGGGTGGTGTAGACGCTCAGCGACGCGTCCTGCTGGTCGCCTTGTCCGGCCCCGGGGACGGTGAAGGTCACCTCGGCGCCTTCGGAGCGTCCGATCCAGTTGCGCTGCATGAGCTTGACCTTCTCGGGCCAGTCCACGGTGTCCAGGTCTTCAGCGAGGCGGTCGCCGTAGGCGGTGATGCGCATCATCCACTGGCGCAGGTTGCGCTTGAAGACCGGGTAGTTGCCCCGCTCGGAGCGGCCCTCGGAGGTGACCTCCTCGTTGGCCAGCACCGTGCCCAGGCCGGGGCACCAGTTGACGGGGGCGCTGGAGACGTAGGCCAGGCGGAAGGAGTCGACGACCTCGGCCTGCTCGGCGGCGCTCAGGGCGTCCCAGTCGCGGCCGTCGGGGACGGGGACCTGGCCGGAGGCGAGTTTGTCGCGCAGCTCGGTCACCGGCCGGGCCGCACCCTTGCCGCGGCCGTCGCGGCGCGGGGCCTCGGGGTCGAACCAGGAGTTGAAGACCTGCAGGAAGATCCACTGGGTCCAGCGCACGTAGTCGACGTCGATCGTGGCCAGGGAGCGGCGCGGGTCGTGGGACAGGCCCAGGCGGCGCAGCTGGCGGCGCATGTTGGCGATGTTGGCCTCGGTGGAGATGCGCGGGTGCTGGCCAGTGGTGACGGCGTACTGCTCGGCGGGCAGGCCGAAGGCGTCGTAGCCCATCGTGTACAGGACGTTCCTGCCAGTCATCCGGGTGAAGCGAGCGACGACGTCGGTGGCGATGTAGCCCAGCGGGTGGCCCACGTGCAGTCCCTTGCCGGAGGGGTAGGGAAACATGTCCAGCAGGAAGAACTTCTCCTTGTCCGCCCCGGGGCCGGCCAGAGCGCCGACGGGGTTGTCGGCGTTGAAGGTGCCCTCGGCCTCCCAGCGGTCCTGCCAGGCGGTCTCGATGGAGTCCGCCAGCTCCGCCGTGTAGCGGAAGGGGGTGTCGGACTCGACCGGTGCGGTTCTCTCTGACATCGCGGCAGCGCTCTTTTCCTACTCGTGCTTCCTGGTGCTGGGGCACAGCCTATCGCCCGCCAGCAGTGGGGCCCGGCGGCGTCCGCCCCACGGGCGGGCGAGACCGGTCACGTCGGTGGAGCCCAGCAAGGTTCGAGCGGTCTCGGCGGGCCGTCACACCGGCTCCGAGAGGAGAAGGCGCCGTCGATAAAGGCGCCAGATATGCGGCTAATCGTTGCTGTTCCAGTGATTCTGGAGCCTGCTTCAGCGTGCGGGGAACGGGCACCACTTGCTATACTGTACATATGTTCGAAGGTGGCGTGCTTCCTCGCGTCCCGACCGGTGGCGCGGTCGGGACGCTGGGTGCGCCTAGCGGGGCCCCCACGTCGGTACCGCAGGTCTCGGCGGAGGATACGGCCGGCCTGCTGGCATCCCTGGGTGCGGGCGGGACGCTGGCCGGTGTGGTGGAGGAGCTGCTGGCCCGCCTGCTGGTAACTGCCCAGGACGCCGACGACGAGGGCTCCACCGCTGATGGGGATGCAGCGCCGCCCCTCTTCACCAAGGAGCCGGGTACTGACGTGGCGCTGGTGGCCGCCTCCGAACAGCACCGGACGATGGGCGCGGAGGAGGCAGGCACCTCAGGGCTCATGGCTCTGGGGGCCTCGGGCTTGGGGGAGCTGGCCGCGGCCTGCCGCCGCCTGGCGGCCTGGGCCACCTGGGGCGAGTCTCTGGCGGCGGCCTGCCTGACCGGGTGCGCTGAGCTGTCGAGTCACCCGGGCCAGTGGGGCCCGCATGGTGAGGTCTTGCCGGTGGTGGGTTATGAGGAGCGGCGGTTCAATGCCACCTGTCTGCTCTCCGCCCGCCTGGGCATCTCTCGGACTCGGGCCGGTCAGATGGTGGATCACGGTCGGGCACTCATGAGCACGGGCTTCGCCCCGGTCGAGGCCATGGAGCGCTGCGGGGTCCTGGACTCAGCGAAGGCGTTCCTCGTGACCCGCCGCCTGGAGGACGTGCCCACTCTGGTGGCGTTGGCGGTCCAGGACAAGGTTCTGCCTCAGGCGCCTAGGCGGAGCGTGTCGCAGGTGGGGAGGGACCTGGAGCGGGCCCTGATGGAGATCGACCCTGACGGCCACGCTGAGCGGAGCCAGAACAATACCGAGCAGCGGTGTGTGTCGCGCCCCCAGCCTGCAGGAGAGGGCCTCTGCCAAGTCCGGCTTGTGCTGCCCACCATGGACGCCCTGCTGCTGGACGCCACTCTGGATGCGATCGCCGCTTCGGCGCGGGCCTGCGGCGAGAAGCGCACCCTGGGTCAGCTGCGAGCCGATGCCATCACCGCGATGACCCTCTCAACACTGCGTACCAGCCAGCAGGCCGCCTACCATATGCCCGCACAAGCCCCCACCACCCCCGCAAGCACAAATCACGACGGCAGCAGCGGTGGCGACGACGGCACCGACAACGACAATCACGGAGGGTACAGCCTCGGCGGCGGCGTCTGCGGCAGCGGCATCAGTGCCAGCGGTGATGACCGTATCTGTGGTGGTGGTTTGAGTGAGCCGGGTTCAGTGCTCTCGTCCTCGGTTCCTCTTGAGCCCCCTTCCCCGGGGCGGCTGCTGCCTGACGGGGTACCTCTGGAAGGGCTCCTGGGCGCTTTGAGCGGCCTGGTGGGATCGAACAGCCCGTGGTGGACCCCTTCGGCCACCGGTCACCTTCCTCTGCCAGAAGGCATCCACATCAACGTCAACGTCACCGTTCCTCTGAGCAGCCTGGTTGGTCTGGCTCCGCCGGAAGAGGGCCCCACCGGCGGCGTCAATCCCGGAGGCGGCAGCCCCGGCACCTCATCCGAAGACAACCGGCTCCGGGACGGCATTTCTGGGGGCTGTGGTCCTGGGGACAGCGAGAGCCCCGACGACCCCCGCTGTCTTGATCCAGGTGGTGCCGGCCCTGGCGAATGCTCCACCGCCGCGCCCGAGCCTCTCAACAGCGCAGACTCCCCGAGCGGCGGGAGAAATCTGCTCACCCCCGGTGGGAGAAGTCTGCCCGGGCCTAGAGGGAGGAGTCTGCCTGAACTCGCCCCGGTTGCTCCCACCATCCAGCCCACTGCCCAGCTCGTCTCCCCGTTCTCCGCCACACCAGTAGAGGTCGCTGAGGTGAGGATCGGGGCACGCAGCGCAGCGGTACCGGCCATGACTGCCTGGGCCCTGGCCGCCGGCGGGACCTGGAGGCGCCTGGTGACCGACCCCGCCAGCGGCACCGTCCTGGACGTCGGCCGCACCAGGTACCGGCCTCCTGTGGGACTTGCGGACCTCGTGCGAGCCCGCGACAAAACATGTGTTTTCCCCACCTGCCAGACTCCGGCCTCCCGCTGCGATATCGACCACCTCACCGCATGGAGTCAGGGCGGGACCACCAGCCTGGACAACCTCGTGGTGCTCTGTCAGGCCCATCACCGACTCAAGCACACTCCCGGATGGGCACTCACCAGGGACCGTGACAGCGGGGTCTTGTCTTGGCACACCCCGGACAGGACCGTCTATCGGCGCCACCCGGACGGCACCATCGACCGCCTGCCCCACAAGGTCGGCCCCCACCAGCACCTTGTTCCCAGCACCGTCGTCCCGGCCGACCTGAGCCAGCAGATCGGCCCTGAGCTCATCGACCGACTCAACACCGCCCTCGACCGTACCCAGCCCAGCAGCGGCAGTGCCCGCCTCGTGACCCGAGGTCCCCTACCCAGCGAAAAGGCGGGAGACTACGAGACCACCCCTCTTCCGAGGGCCGCCCACTCCTTGGGACTAGCGCCCCTCATCGACCAAGCCCCACCCTTCTGACGAGGACGAAGCGGGTAGCGTCGGGGCTACGCGAGCGCCGCGCTGTCCATCTGCGCGGGTACGAACTCGCCCCAGCCGTCCTCGACGAGGCCGGCCCGCAGGCGCTCCATGGCAGCATCGAGTTCGGGGGCCTCGGGGTGGCGGGCCGATGAGAAGGACAGGTCCTCCTCGCAGCGGATCGGCAGCACGTGCAGGTGCAGGTGGTCGACGCCGTAGCCGGCCACGACGAGCCCGGCCCGGGGCGCCTCGAAGACGCGCACCTGTGCAGCTCCAATGCGCTTGGCGACCACGGCCAGGTGCGCCACCACGTCATCGGGCGCGTTCACGTAGGAGTCGACCTCGAGCCGTGGGACCACGAGGACGTGCCCATCGGTGTGCGGCTCAATGGTGGCGAAGGCGACGCAGACCTCGTCCGCCCACACGAAACGGCCGGGGATCTCGCCGGCGATGATCTTGGTGAAAATCGTGCTCATGGCCCCATTGTCCCCCAGCCGGGCCCGGATCCGCACAGGCCCCGCCCCTGGTCAGGCCAGCAGCCACAGGGAACCGTCGGGGATGATGGCCTCCAGGGCGCCATTGGGCGCTGCGCCGCGCGAGGCGTCGTCGTCCAGCAGGGCGATGACGGTCGCCCGACGGCGGCCACCGCCCTCCACGGCCGGCGCCACCGTGCCCCGATCACGGATCCGCACCCGGCTGTCCAGCCCGATGCCGGCCCGCTCCAGGCGGCGCAGCGTCTCGGCGTCGTCCTGAATCCGTCCGACGACGCCGTCGGAGCCCACCGGCAACGTCTCCAGGCCCACCAGGTCGGGCACGATGAGGCGGCCGTCGGCCGTGGGGATCGGGTCCCCGTGCGGATCACGGGTGGGGTGCCCCAGGACCACGTCGAGCCTCTCCAGCAGCCGCTCAGAGACGGCGTGCTCGAGCTCCTCGGCCTCAGCATGCACCTCATCCCAGCCGAAGCCGAGCCGAGTGACCAGGTAGGTCTCCAGGATGCGGTGACGGCGGATCATGCCCATGGCCCGGCGTCGTCCCTCCTCGGAGAGGGTGACGGCCTTGTAGGGCTCGTGGACGAGCAGTCCCTCCTCCACGAGGCGAGCCACGTTCTCTGAGGCGGTCGAGGGGGCCACCTCCATGCGTTTGGCCAGGCCGGTGACGGAGGCACCCGCACCGCCCCACTCGCAGGCGGCCCACACGACCTTGAGGTAGTCCTGCGTGACGGTCGAGTCCCCCGCCACCGAGGATTTCCCACCGGACCCGCTCGGAGCCCGCCGTTCCTTGGGCGCAGTCACCCGAAGAGCCTGGCCAGCTGGCCGCCGAAGGCGATGACGATGGTGAGAACCACCGCCAGGTACATCGCCGCCATGATCCACCACCGGGCCTTGAGCACGTCCAGCGCCAGGTTGTCACGCAGCCCCAGGTGCCCACCGGCCGCGGCCCAGGCCCAGGAGTGGGCCGCCACCGGGATGGTGACGGACCAGATGACCATGCAGAAGGGACAGAGCTTGCCGAAGGTCATGATGGACACGGACAGGAACCAGATGACGAAGGCGATCCCACCGAGGCTGCCGGCGCTCAGCCCCCACCACATCCAGCGCGGCAGGCGCGCGCCGCTGAGCAGCACCATGCCGATCGCGGCCAGGGCCCCGAAGGCGATGGCCCCGACGAAGGAGTTCGGCACCCCCAGCAGGTTGCCCTGCCACACGTTGAGGGAGTCCCCGCAGGACACCAGGGGGCTGACGTCGCAAACGAGCTCTGCATCCGGGTTGCGCAGCAGGTCGAGCTGGGCGGTGATGAGCTCCCAGCAGGCGAGGATCCCGATCAGTGCGCACACGGTGAGCAACCAGCCGAATCCCCGCTCGGCCCCGGAGCGCCGCAGCCAGGCCGGACGCGCGGCTAAGTCCTCGCCGGAATCACGACGGGTGCGTCGGTCAAGCTCTTGAGTGGGGCCAGCGCCCAGGTAGACCTCGAGCTCTTCCTCACTCATCTCATCGATCTCGGCATCTGTGGGCATGCGCGACATCGTCAGTCTCCTCACCAGTGGTGCGTCAGCAGTTCTTCTGGGTGTCGTGGGCTTATCAGGACGAGAGCGTATGCCACACACGGCCACCTGTGCCCTACCCGTCCGAGGAATCGCTCTCCCCCTGGGGCTCAGCCCCCTCCTGTGGCGCAGAGCCATCCTCGGGCCTCGTGCTCTGCGGAGCCTGGGTCTGCGTCTGCACCGGGGAGGCCGAGGCCGTCGGGCTCGAGGTCGACGCCATGGTGGCCGCTGTCTGCCCCGAGGCGATACCGGGCACGGGCCGCCAGGCCCCCACCGTCACCGAGGCGTCGGAGTGAAGGATGACCGCACGCCAGGCCACCAGCGCTCCGGCGGAGTCGAAGGACATGACGTGGAGGAATGCGTCCTCGGTGACCGATCCTAGTGACGTACCACCCTTACCCGCGCCCGAGATGATCCCGGTGACGGGCCGGCCGGTTCGGGGGCTGATCGCTGTGGTCATTCCCCGCTCAGCATGGACGTGCCCAGCCAGGAGCAATGGCGCACAGCCCTCCTTCGTGAGCGTGTCGAAGGTGGCGGGCTGATGGATGAGGACGACGTCCACCGGTGTGCTCCCGCAGCTGGTCGTGGCCAGGCGGGAGGCGATCTGCTCGGTGGTCTCCCCGTTGCGGGGCTTGGTGCCCGCAGCTGTTGTGCGCTCGGCGTCGTCGTGCCCCAGGACAGTGATCCCGGCGACCGTCTGGACCGAGCCGTTGGTGACGGTCCACCCCTGGGAGCGCAGGCGGGCGGCCGTGGCGTCGGAGTCATGGTTGCCGATCGTGGCGACCTTCTTCGTCGAGCTCGGGACCGCCTGGGTCAGCGCGTCGACGCACACCCGCTCCGGATCCGAGCCGGTCATGGTCAGGTCGCCGTCGTCCATGTGGATATCGGCACCCGAGAGCTGGTCAAGGATCCCGGAGAAGGCGATGACATCGAGGTTGCAGTGCAGGTCCGTGGTGAGCACGGCGGTCTTGCGTCCGCGCTCGGGCACTGATCGGGCCCCGGTCACCGAGATCGAGGGCGTCGCGGTGGCCCGTGGGCTCTCAGAGGGCTGCGGGGCGGCGTCGGACTCAGGATCGGCGGCCTTCACCAGGGTCTTCGCGGAGGAAGCCCTGACCCGGGCCTGCAGGTCCTCGGCATCCACCTTTCCGTCGACGGCGGTGACGTCCACCAGGCCCTCAGTCTGCTCGGCCGCCTTCCAGGCAGCCCGCAGGTTGGTGTCCGCCTTGGCGTAGAAGTCCTTGCTCGTCTCCACGAAGGTACGCGCCTTGGGGCCGTAGGCGGTGACGACGTCGGCGATGCGTCCTGAGAAACGGGCCTGGGCCAGCGGGGTCCCCTCAAGGACGGACAGGGTGGAGCCGGGCGAGGTGGCTGTGCGCATGGCCGGCACCAGGAGGGATGCCACGGTGGCCACGGCCGCGGAGAACGCCACGGTGGTGGCCCA
This region of Actinomyces oris genomic DNA includes:
- a CDS encoding leucine--tRNA ligase; translated protein: MSERTAPVESDTPFRYTAELADSIETAWQDRWEAEGTFNADNPVGALAGPGADKEKFFLLDMFPYPSGKGLHVGHPLGYIATDVVARFTRMTGRNVLYTMGYDAFGLPAEQYAVTTGQHPRISTEANIANMRRQLRRLGLSHDPRRSLATIDVDYVRWTQWIFLQVFNSWFDPEAPRRDGRGKGAARPVTELRDKLASGQVPVPDGRDWDALSAAEQAEVVDSFRLAYVSSAPVNWCPGLGTVLANEEVTSEGRSERGNYPVFKRNLRQWMMRITAYGDRLAEDLDTVDWPEKVKLMQRNWIGRSEGAEVTFTVPGAGQGDQQDASLSVYTTRPDTLFGATFMVVAPEHPMLGGLQASGSVRTEAQIADDAAALTVPASWPEGTKEAWTGGYATPAEAVAAYRAQAAATSDADRTDEGRVKTGVFTGFFGINPVNGAKVPVFVADYVLMGYGTGAIMAVPAHDERDYAFATKYDIDIVQTIGPADDPHGVDLSAQAYTGDGVVVNSAQGDLDINGMGKDEAKATMIGWLEAKGAGRGAVTYRLRDWLFSRQRYWGEPFPIVWDEDGGVHALPESMLPVELPEVTDYSPRSYDPDDADSSPEPPLGKATEWVEVELDLGDGPRRYYRETNTMPQWAGSCWYEMRYIDPTDDKALVDPANEAYWMGPRPQAGNTSGGTDLYVGGVEHAVLHLLYARFWHKVLFDLGHVSSSEPYHRLFNQGYVQAYAYTDSRGQYVPADEVEEVTAEDGSTSYLWQGQPVRREYGKMGKSLKNIVTPDDMYEAYGADTFRVYEMSMGPLDADRPWDTRAVAGSQRFLQRLWRNVIDETTGELTVTEESADEETRRLVAKTIVGVREDYEGMRLNTAIAKLIVLNNHLTGLSAVPREAVEALVLMTAPVAPHIAEEIWKRLGHEHSLAHEDFPVVTDEALLAAEKVTCVIQVKGKVRDRLEVDPDISEAELEKLALEAPGVIRTLDGRGVRKVIVRAPKLVSIVPE
- a CDS encoding metal-dependent transcriptional regulator, which codes for MTAPKERRAPSGSGGKSSVAGDSTVTQDYLKVVWAACEWGGAGASVTGLAKRMEVAPSTASENVARLVEEGLLVHEPYKAVTLSEEGRRRAMGMIRRHRILETYLVTRLGFGWDEVHAEAEELEHAVSERLLERLDVVLGHPTRDPHGDPIPTADGRLIVPDLVGLETLPVGSDGVVGRIQDDAETLRRLERAGIGLDSRVRIRDRGTVAPAVEGGGRRRATVIALLDDDASRGAAPNGALEAIIPDGSLWLLA
- a CDS encoding metallophosphoesterase family protein — encoded protein: MLRTTSEPDTDAGATEAAGGLWGGLLTAVRRCCALVVTVLLAPRLWWRRRRRGTRTAISTAAMILASSLVSLLLGVSTATASTPVGPHEATWSTTLDSTVTLDLGPLGTAAMESPAGILGVTVVLGEIPGDPAPDTANAASVGQSLSSDATSYLSLVSHPDLTIRQGLYGLAGDALRRAGVVEAIFLCCVAAWRLAPTKPWRETVRAGVSHRWATTVAFSAAVATVASLLVPAMRTATSPGSTLSVLEGTPLAQARFSGRIADVVTAYGPKARTFVETSKDFYAKADTNLRAAWKAAEQTEGLVDVTAVDGKVDAEDLQARVRASSAKTLVKAADPESDAAPQPSESPRATATPSISVTGARSVPERGRKTAVLTTDLHCNLDVIAFSGILDQLSGADIHMDDGDLTMTGSDPERVCVDALTQAVPSSTKKVATIGNHDSDATAARLRSQGWTVTNGSVQTVAGITVLGHDDAERTTAAGTKPRNGETTEQIASRLATTSCGSTPVDVVLIHQPATFDTLTKEGCAPLLLAGHVHAERGMTTAISPRTGRPVTGIISGAGKGGTSLGSVTEDAFLHVMSFDSAGALVAWRAVILHSDASVTVGAWRPVPGIASGQTAATMASTSSPTASASPVQTQTQAPQSTRPEDGSAPQEGAEPQGESDSSDG
- a CDS encoding HNH endonuclease signature motif containing protein, with protein sequence MFEGGVLPRVPTGGAVGTLGAPSGAPTSVPQVSAEDTAGLLASLGAGGTLAGVVEELLARLLVTAQDADDEGSTADGDAAPPLFTKEPGTDVALVAASEQHRTMGAEEAGTSGLMALGASGLGELAAACRRLAAWATWGESLAAACLTGCAELSSHPGQWGPHGEVLPVVGYEERRFNATCLLSARLGISRTRAGQMVDHGRALMSTGFAPVEAMERCGVLDSAKAFLVTRRLEDVPTLVALAVQDKVLPQAPRRSVSQVGRDLERALMEIDPDGHAERSQNNTEQRCVSRPQPAGEGLCQVRLVLPTMDALLLDATLDAIAASARACGEKRTLGQLRADAITAMTLSTLRTSQQAAYHMPAQAPTTPASTNHDGSSGGDDGTDNDNHGGYSLGGGVCGSGISASGDDRICGGGLSEPGSVLSSSVPLEPPSPGRLLPDGVPLEGLLGALSGLVGSNSPWWTPSATGHLPLPEGIHINVNVTVPLSSLVGLAPPEEGPTGGVNPGGGSPGTSSEDNRLRDGISGGCGPGDSESPDDPRCLDPGGAGPGECSTAAPEPLNSADSPSGGRNLLTPGGRSLPGPRGRSLPELAPVAPTIQPTAQLVSPFSATPVEVAEVRIGARSAAVPAMTAWALAAGGTWRRLVTDPASGTVLDVGRTRYRPPVGLADLVRARDKTCVFPTCQTPASRCDIDHLTAWSQGGTTSLDNLVVLCQAHHRLKHTPGWALTRDRDSGVLSWHTPDRTVYRRHPDGTIDRLPHKVGPHQHLVPSTVVPADLSQQIGPELIDRLNTALDRTQPSSGSARLVTRGPLPSEKAGDYETTPLPRAAHSLGLAPLIDQAPPF
- a CDS encoding vitamin K epoxide reductase family protein, whose product is MSRMPTDAEIDEMSEEELEVYLGAGPTQELDRRTRRDSGEDLAARPAWLRRSGAERGFGWLLTVCALIGILACWELITAQLDLLRNPDAELVCDVSPLVSCGDSLNVWQGNLLGVPNSFVGAIAFGALAAIGMVLLSGARLPRWMWWGLSAGSLGGIAFVIWFLSVSIMTFGKLCPFCMVIWSVTIPVAAHSWAWAAAGGHLGLRDNLALDVLKARWWIMAAMYLAVVLTIVIAFGGQLARLFG
- a CDS encoding HIT family protein — protein: MSTIFTKIIAGEIPGRFVWADEVCVAFATIEPHTDGHVLVVPRLEVDSYVNAPDDVVAHLAVVAKRIGAAQVRVFEAPRAGLVVAGYGVDHLHLHVLPIRCEEDLSFSSARHPEAPELDAAMERLRAGLVEDGWGEFVPAQMDSAALA